Genomic DNA from Fimbriimonas ginsengisoli Gsoil 348:
GTTCGGCCATCCGCTCGCCCAGCTTGAACAACTGCCGAAGCCCCTCTTCCTTATCCAGCCCCGCCGTATCCTCCGGATCGATCTGCGAAAGATTAACGTTGCCCCCCGGCTTGACCTCATATGCGTACGGCATGGAGCTTAGGATACATGGGCGGACGCGGGCGTTGGGCGTTGGGCGTTGGGATAAGACACATCAGACCCATCAAAAACCAAACGCTCCGGTCCCAGCGCCAGACGCCCGCCGACGGTACCCTTTAGGCGAACGGAGAACAAGATCATGATTAGAACCGCGCATGCCGTCTGGGACGGGGGATTGAAGGATGGGAAGGGGGTCGTTTCGACCCAAAGCACCGCGCTGAACGGGATGCAATACAGCTTCCGGACGCGTTTTGAAGACGGAGTGGGTGTCAACCCCGAGGAGTTGATCGCCGCCGCCCACGCCTCGTGCTTCAGCATGGCGCTTAGCGCTCAGCTTGGCGATCGCGGCATCAGCGGGAAGGTGGATACCACGGCCGCGGTGACGATGGAGAATCTCGCCATTACGAAATCGGCGCTGACGACGACCGTCACCGCGCCCGGAGCGGACCGCGCGAAGATCGAAGAAGCCGCCCATGCGGCCAAGGAAGGGTGCCCGATCTCGAAAGTCCTCAATGCCGAGATCACCCTC
This window encodes:
- a CDS encoding OsmC family protein, giving the protein MIRTAHAVWDGGLKDGKGVVSTQSTALNGMQYSFRTRFEDGVGVNPEELIAAAHASCFSMALSAQLGDRGISGKVDTTAAVTMENLAITKSALTTTVTAPGADRAKIEEAAHAAKEGCPISKVLNAEITLDLTIDA